One region of Abditibacteriota bacterium genomic DNA includes:
- the hypD gene encoding hydrogenase formation protein HypD gives MIDLALLRDGISGYRGRPVRLMEVCGSHTAAVMRYGIRSILPDSVRLISGPGCPVCAADEAYLRSAAGLAGEARLMSFGDMARSVRLCCPDAPVETVLSPLAAVEEAACHPDERIVFLSVGFETTNPVCALSVLKAKALGLTNFSLLVCNKRMPPILEHLAAGDAGIDGYLLPGHVCAVSGTGFYEEFCRKYRVKGCVAGFDPEQILGALYVLLLGSESFYNGYSYVKREGSPRAMAAVEEVFEPCAAVVRGLGPIPGAGLRLRDKYADYDAARIYRMAGGGSAETAGCRCGDVICGRITPEECPLFGIRCRPEEPKGPCMISSEGTCAAYYDYGERRPV, from the coding sequence ATGATTGACCTCGCTCTTCTGAGAGACGGGATTTCCGGCTACCGGGGCCGGCCGGTCAGGCTGATGGAGGTCTGCGGCAGCCATACGGCCGCCGTCATGAGATACGGCATCAGAAGCATATTGCCAGACTCGGTCCGGCTCATCAGCGGCCCCGGCTGTCCCGTGTGCGCTGCCGACGAAGCGTATCTGCGCTCCGCAGCCGGTCTGGCCGGGGAGGCCAGGCTCATGTCCTTTGGGGATATGGCCCGGTCGGTGAGGCTGTGTTGCCCCGACGCCCCGGTGGAGACGGTCCTGTCACCTCTTGCGGCCGTGGAGGAGGCTGCCTGTCATCCCGATGAAAGGATAGTCTTTCTGAGCGTGGGCTTTGAAACCACCAATCCGGTCTGCGCCCTGTCCGTGCTGAAGGCAAAGGCTCTGGGCCTCACCAATTTTTCCCTGCTGGTCTGCAACAAGCGCATGCCTCCCATACTGGAGCATCTGGCCGCAGGAGACGCCGGCATCGACGGATATTTGCTGCCGGGCCACGTGTGCGCCGTGAGCGGCACCGGCTTTTATGAAGAGTTTTGCCGTAAGTACAGGGTGAAGGGCTGCGTGGCAGGCTTTGACCCGGAGCAGATACTGGGCGCTCTGTACGTCCTGCTCCTGGGCAGCGAGAGCTTTTACAACGGCTATTCATACGTAAAAAGGGAAGGCAGTCCCCGGGCCATGGCTGCGGTGGAAGAGGTGTTTGAGCCCTGCGCCGCCGTGGTGAGGGGGCTGGGGCCCATACCCGGAGCGGGACTCAGGCTCAGGGACAAATATGCAGACTATGATGCGGCCCGGATATACCGTATGGCCGGAGGCGGGTCGGCAGAAACGGCAGGATGCCGCTGCGGAGACGTGATATGCGGCAGGATCACTCCCGAAGAGTGCCCTCTCTTCGGCATCCGGTGCCGGCCGGAGGAGCCCAAGGGGCCCTGCATGATATCCTCGGAAGGGACCTGCGCGGCCTATTACGATTATGGTGAAAGGAGACCTGTATGA
- the hypE gene encoding hydrogenase expression/formation protein HypE, producing MTEITLSAGAGGRVSQQLAEEVLFPILGKGVNGYDAAVIDPGRAAVSTDSYVISPLFFPGGSIGTLAAAGSVNDVLTTGARPKYLTCGLIIEEGLPTETLISALKDLRREADRNGVTVVSGDTKVVPRGQCDKMFINTACIGTLGREAFSPRRIEPGDAVIVTGCLGEHECALMICRHRLGAEPIASDCAGLAPLLAPFADAVPGIKAMRDPTRGGIAAALNEMALQSGCGIEIDGPSLPVSPRVKAFCGAMGLDVTCLANEGKMLIFVSPGSAGAALEWLRSHPGGENAAVIGAVTDRSPMPRVVLKTEVAARLLPMPSMEQVPRIC from the coding sequence ATGACCGAGATCACACTGTCTGCGGGAGCAGGCGGCAGAGTGTCCCAGCAGCTGGCGGAGGAGGTGCTGTTTCCCATACTGGGCAAGGGCGTCAACGGCTATGACGCCGCCGTGATAGACCCGGGCCGCGCTGCCGTCAGCACTGATTCCTACGTGATATCCCCCTTGTTTTTCCCGGGGGGGAGCATCGGGACTCTGGCCGCAGCCGGGAGCGTCAACGACGTGCTGACCACCGGCGCCCGGCCCAAATACCTGACCTGCGGCCTCATCATAGAAGAAGGCCTCCCCACGGAGACCCTGATATCCGCGCTGAAGGATCTGCGCAGGGAGGCGGACAGAAACGGAGTGACGGTGGTGTCGGGAGACACCAAGGTGGTCCCCCGGGGACAGTGCGACAAGATGTTTATCAATACCGCCTGCATCGGGACTCTCGGGAGGGAAGCCTTTTCCCCCCGGCGCATAGAGCCCGGAGACGCGGTCATAGTCACCGGCTGTCTGGGAGAGCACGAATGCGCTCTCATGATATGCCGCCACCGTCTGGGCGCTGAGCCCATCGCTTCGGACTGCGCAGGACTTGCGCCGCTCCTTGCGCCCTTTGCCGACGCCGTGCCCGGCATAAAGGCTATGCGGGATCCCACCAGAGGAGGCATAGCCGCCGCCCTCAACGAGATGGCTCTGCAAAGCGGCTGCGGCATAGAGATAGACGGCCCCTCTCTGCCGGTAAGCCCCCGGGTGAAGGCCTTTTGCGGAGCTATGGGGCTGGACGTCACTTGTCTGGCCAACGAGGGCAAGATGCTCATATTTGTCAGTCCCGGGTCCGCCGGCGCCGCATTGGAATGGCTGCGCAGCCACCCGGGAGGAGAAAATGCGGCGGTCATAGGCGCTGTGACGGACAGGAGCCCCATGCCCCGGGTGGTCCTGAAGACAGAGGTGGCTGCCAGGCTGCTGCCCATGCCCTCCATGGAGCAGGTGCCCCGGATCTGCTGA
- a CDS encoding C_GCAxxG_C_C family protein — protein sequence MTRGQKAAALFREGYNCSQCITGAFADLLGPESEAALKASAPFGGGMGRLREVCGAMSGMLIVLGLVENARDVSDRETKKALYEKVQLLAERFREANGSIICQDLLALRTGKQSPEPEERTPEYYRGRPCPGIIESAADILEAFLAERA from the coding sequence ATGACCAGAGGCCAAAAAGCGGCCGCTCTGTTCAGGGAGGGCTACAACTGCAGCCAGTGTATCACCGGCGCCTTTGCCGACCTTCTGGGACCTGAATCCGAGGCGGCTCTCAAAGCCTCCGCCCCCTTTGGCGGCGGTATGGGACGCCTGAGAGAAGTGTGCGGCGCCATGAGCGGCATGCTGATAGTGCTGGGATTGGTGGAGAACGCCCGGGACGTGTCGGACAGAGAGACCAAAAAGGCCCTTTACGAAAAGGTGCAGCTGCTGGCGGAACGCTTCAGAGAGGCAAACGGCTCCATCATCTGCCAGGACCTTCTGGCGCTGCGGACAGGCAAACAAAGCCCGGAGCCGGAAGAAAGGACCCCGGAGTATTACCGGGGCCGCCCCTGCCCCGGCATAATCGAAAGCGCAGCGGATATCCTGGAAGCCTTTCTTGCGGAAAGAGCATAA
- a CDS encoding Mrp/NBP35 family ATP-binding protein yields MACNHNCDTCSEKCGKQDFIKQPHAKSKVRRIIGVASGKGGVGKSLVCSLLALQAAASGKRVAIMDADITGPSIPRMFGLTEKAMGSEDGILPVYSRIRNIQIMSLNLLLPDDSQPVVWRGPVIGGAVTQFWTDVIWDDVDFMFIDMPPGTGDVPLTVFQSIPIDGIVVVSSPQELVGMIVEKAVKMADMMQIPVLGLVENMSYVRCPDCGKEISVFGESRIEEAAARRGIPVLARLPIDPEIASLCDKGLVEEVSGEYLDTAGYMLQQVWEGRAK; encoded by the coding sequence ATGGCATGCAATCACAACTGTGACACCTGTTCCGAAAAATGCGGCAAACAGGACTTCATAAAGCAGCCCCACGCAAAATCAAAGGTCCGCCGGATCATCGGCGTAGCCAGCGGCAAGGGAGGAGTAGGCAAATCCCTGGTCTGCAGCCTGCTGGCCCTGCAGGCGGCCGCCAGCGGCAAGAGAGTGGCCATAATGGATGCGGACATCACAGGCCCCTCAATCCCGAGAATGTTCGGCCTGACCGAGAAGGCCATGGGCAGCGAGGACGGCATCCTGCCCGTGTATTCCCGCATCAGGAATATACAGATCATGAGCCTCAACCTGCTGCTCCCGGACGACAGCCAGCCCGTAGTATGGCGGGGTCCGGTCATCGGCGGCGCCGTGACTCAGTTCTGGACCGACGTCATCTGGGACGACGTGGACTTTATGTTCATAGACATGCCTCCCGGCACGGGAGACGTGCCTCTCACAGTGTTTCAGTCCATACCCATAGACGGGATAGTCGTAGTCTCCTCTCCTCAGGAGCTGGTGGGCATGATAGTGGAAAAAGCCGTGAAGATGGCGGATATGATGCAGATACCGGTGCTGGGACTGGTGGAAAACATGAGCTACGTCCGCTGCCCCGATTGCGGCAAAGAGATCAGCGTCTTCGGAGAGAGCCGCATAGAAGAAGCGGCCGCCCGGCGGGGCATTCCGGTGCTGGCCAGGCTCCCCATAGATCCGGAGATAGCCTCCCTGTGCGACAAGGGACTGGTGGAAGAGGTATCCGGCGAGTATCTGGACACTGCAGGCTATATGCTGCAGCAGGTATGGGAAGGCCGGGCCAAATGA
- a CDS encoding DUF1844 domain-containing protein, with amino-acid sequence MNDEKEMTEGTGEETGARTEEQSGDRTAGQEKMPSPEELLAMIFAGMETRQVLGVMFGILGEKAWENLGLKLPFGKKEEHMDLESARIAIDTMEFISGKLKDTVSPDEQKMVDNLIAQLQINYVNKSQSK; translated from the coding sequence ATGAACGACGAAAAAGAAATGACCGAGGGGACCGGCGAAGAGACCGGGGCCCGGACCGAAGAACAGTCCGGCGACAGGACAGCGGGGCAGGAAAAGATGCCCTCTCCGGAGGAGCTGCTGGCCATGATATTTGCCGGCATGGAGACCAGGCAGGTGCTGGGCGTGATGTTCGGCATACTGGGCGAGAAGGCCTGGGAGAACCTGGGGCTGAAGCTGCCCTTCGGCAAAAAAGAAGAGCACATGGATCTGGAGTCTGCCAGGATCGCCATAGACACCATGGAGTTTATTTCAGGCAAGCTGAAGGACACTGTCTCTCCCGATGAGCAGAAAATGGTGGACAATCTGATCGCGCAGCTGCAGATCAACTATGTGAACAAGTCCCAGAGCAAGTGA
- a CDS encoding G5 domain-containing protein, whose amino-acid sequence MKRSVVIALVLLLAAGTVFWVRYRQHCTIYVNGEPCVCLSDRASAESVLNDITVGYAAKYGKQVSIVEKVLLKRGRKAPEKAPEEAKAVLSKRLTPGAECYAVIADGAVVCGFLSRDEAGRFLVYAKERFAPSSGEYEEPEFREKVLIDSTVIDPAIIYDSAEEAFDGVFLNKKPAGGKQYKVKKGDTASAIAVRHGMKLKQLAAANPGYNLNRLKPGDVLNISAGEAPVCLTVEVRQEQTVTESVKPKTVKVSSEVLPYGKTRVLNPGKPGKKKTRYALCYHNGRLVSREIVSEEYLTMPVNRQIAVGIKAAIP is encoded by the coding sequence GTGAAAAGATCCGTTGTCATAGCGCTGGTGCTGCTGCTGGCAGCCGGCACAGTCTTTTGGGTCAGATACAGACAGCACTGCACCATATACGTGAACGGCGAGCCCTGCGTCTGTCTGTCGGACCGGGCCTCTGCTGAAAGCGTGCTGAACGATATCACCGTGGGTTATGCCGCCAAATACGGCAAGCAGGTGTCCATCGTGGAAAAGGTGCTCCTGAAGAGGGGCAGGAAAGCTCCGGAAAAAGCCCCGGAGGAAGCAAAGGCTGTGCTCTCAAAGCGCCTTACCCCCGGAGCCGAGTGTTATGCCGTCATAGCGGACGGAGCCGTGGTGTGCGGCTTTTTGTCCAGGGATGAAGCGGGACGCTTTTTGGTGTATGCCAAGGAAAGGTTTGCTCCTTCCTCCGGCGAATACGAAGAGCCGGAATTCAGGGAAAAGGTGCTGATAGACAGCACCGTCATAGACCCGGCGATCATCTACGATTCGGCAGAGGAGGCCTTTGACGGTGTGTTTCTCAACAAAAAGCCGGCGGGGGGCAAGCAGTACAAGGTCAAAAAGGGCGATACCGCCTCTGCCATCGCAGTGAGACACGGCATGAAGCTGAAGCAGCTGGCAGCGGCCAACCCCGGCTACAATCTGAACCGGCTGAAGCCGGGCGACGTGCTGAACATATCCGCCGGGGAGGCACCCGTGTGCCTCACCGTGGAGGTCCGGCAGGAGCAGACCGTCACGGAGAGCGTCAAGCCCAAGACGGTGAAGGTGTCCAGCGAAGTGCTGCCCTACGGCAAGACCCGGGTGCTGAATCCGGGAAAGCCCGGAAAGAAAAAGACCAGATACGCATTGTGTTATCACAACGGGAGGCTGGTCTCCAGGGAAATAGTCAGCGAGGAATATCTGACTATGCCCGTGAATCGTCAGATCGCCGTGGGGATCAAAGCCGCAATTCCCTAA
- the rpsF gene encoding 30S ribosomal protein S6: MIRTYEAIYILNPEFIEDEVNEFIDMIAGIVEQNGGTVLSKGIWDKRPLAYEINRQKDGIYCLMYFEAESTVPALVTRAFRINDDVIRGMITLIDKRYVDTSEIKAPGNAPEEEKEADSIVPDAEPVIPSDEEMQAVEESVEAESEEAPAEAEDAPEAAQEPAEEAPEAATEPAEEAAAEE, encoded by the coding sequence ATGATTCGAACCTATGAGGCTATATATATCCTCAATCCCGAGTTCATCGAAGATGAAGTCAATGAGTTCATCGACATGATCGCCGGGATAGTAGAACAGAACGGCGGAACGGTTCTGTCCAAGGGTATATGGGACAAGAGACCCCTTGCCTACGAGATCAACCGTCAGAAAGACGGTATTTATTGTCTGATGTATTTTGAAGCCGAAAGCACCGTTCCGGCGCTGGTGACCCGCGCTTTCCGCATCAATGATGATGTTATCAGAGGTATGATCACTCTTATCGACAAGAGATACGTGGATACCTCCGAGATCAAGGCCCCCGGCAACGCTCCCGAAGAAGAAAAGGAAGCCGACAGCATCGTACCCGATGCCGAGCCCGTGATCCCTTCCGATGAAGAGATGCAGGCTGTCGAAGAGTCTGTGGAAGCCGAGTCCGAGGAAGCCCCTGCAGAGGCAGAGGATGCTCCCGAAGCAGCTCAGGAGCCCGCAGAGGAAGCTCCCGAAGCAGCAACAGAGCCCGCGGAAGAAGCGGCTGCCGAAGAATAA
- a CDS encoding single-stranded DNA-binding protein → MNNVVLTGRIVADPQLRKTQSDVSLVSFTLAVDRPYRQRNSEGQDTDFIDCVAWRNNAEYIANYVKKGNMLVVRGSISVRSFTTQDGNSRKAFEVVIDDVTNLSPRPRDGQGAAQQVAPPDPFADSQDSSGYAPFSNDNTIDKKNPDYDPFAED, encoded by the coding sequence ATGAATAACGTAGTGCTTACCGGCAGGATAGTTGCCGATCCCCAGCTCAGAAAGACCCAGTCCGACGTGTCTCTCGTCAGCTTTACCCTTGCTGTGGACAGACCCTACAGACAACGCAACAGCGAAGGACAGGACACCGACTTTATCGACTGCGTCGCCTGGCGCAACAACGCGGAGTATATTGCCAATTACGTGAAAAAGGGCAATATGCTGGTCGTAAGAGGCAGTATTTCCGTCAGGTCCTTCACCACTCAGGACGGGAACTCCAGAAAGGCCTTTGAGGTAGTGATAGATGACGTCACCAACCTCAGTCCCAGACCCAGAGACGGACAGGGCGCTGCTCAGCAGGTCGCTCCTCCCGATCCCTTTGCCGACAGCCAGGACAGCTCAGGCTACGCCCCTTTTTCGAACGATAACACCATAGACAAGAAGAATCCCGATTACGATCCGTTTGCGGAAGATTAG
- a CDS encoding 30S ribosomal protein S18 produces the protein MPGFQKPVRPVAKGNGKWRPRRKVCQFCVDKVEYIDYKNVGKLKRYTTDSGKILPKRVTGTCASHQRMLSAAIKKAREIALLPFVAD, from the coding sequence ATGCCCGGTTTTCAGAAACCCGTACGTCCCGTTGCCAAGGGCAATGGGAAGTGGAGACCCAGAAGAAAAGTCTGCCAGTTCTGTGTGGACAAGGTAGAATATATAGATTATAAGAACGTCGGCAAGCTGAAGAGATACACCACCGACAGCGGCAAGATACTCCCCAAGAGAGTGACCGGTACCTGCGCTTCTCACCAGAGAATGCTCAGCGCCGCCATCAAAAAGGCGAGAGAGATCGCTCTGCTGCCCTTTGTTGCCGACTAA
- the lptC gene encoding LPS export ABC transporter periplasmic protein LptC gives MKKTAALIIILVVLFGGILYSETDKKEIRVFADMTDIPYGNKDKNVALKGNVRILHDDVTIKSDYVEYNSSAKTAVSPGRVTLSSPEADIISDKGSGNFRTRIVTAESNVSARIHRRFTEKISDPEKRADVEKEITEDIIVKADGGQYNYKDKLLTCRGNITITEKDRVILADSLTYNVRDEVFTLEGNVKGTDSEGQTFASPGPVTVSVKDGNEYIKAPNAGISFFVDDEEDGEE, from the coding sequence ATGAAAAAAACAGCAGCTCTCATCATCATCCTTGTGGTCCTTTTCGGAGGGATACTCTATTCGGAGACCGACAAAAAGGAGATCAGGGTATTTGCGGATATGACGGACATACCCTACGGCAACAAGGACAAGAACGTGGCTCTCAAGGGCAACGTCAGGATACTCCACGACGACGTCACCATAAAGAGCGACTACGTGGAATACAATTCCTCCGCCAAAACGGCGGTCTCTCCCGGCCGGGTGACCCTGTCCTCCCCGGAAGCCGACATCATATCCGACAAGGGCTCGGGCAACTTCAGGACCAGGATCGTGACCGCAGAGAGCAACGTATCCGCCAGGATACACAGGCGCTTCACCGAGAAGATCTCCGACCCGGAAAAAAGAGCGGACGTGGAAAAGGAGATCACCGAGGACATCATAGTCAAGGCGGACGGCGGCCAATACAACTACAAGGACAAGCTGCTGACTTGCAGGGGCAATATCACCATCACCGAAAAGGACAGAGTCATCCTGGCAGACAGCCTCACATACAACGTCAGGGACGAAGTGTTTACCCTGGAGGGCAACGTAAAGGGCACCGACTCCGAAGGTCAGACCTTTGCTTCGCCGGGCCCGGTCACCGTCTCGGTGAAGGACGGCAACGAATACATCAAGGCTCCGAATGCAGGCATCAGCTTTTTCGTGGACGACGAAGAGGACGGGGAAGAATAA
- the csaB gene encoding polysaccharide pyruvyl transferase CsaB, producing MKKLLISGFYGYGNGGDEAVLSGIIASLREAGLHRITVLSADRAYTEALHGVPAAPRMSPATLKAIADCDVFISGGGSLFQNATSSRSLYYYLALLLAAMLLGKKTVVFAQGIGPLSGQQHISRTMSLLRKVSLVSVRDADSASFLAKYGIDARVVPDPAFLCSSKDPEQVLAAAGITGDYFTVCPRPWKDNSYLEPLTAAIEQYARSTGLQPLCLPMFFAEDRLIAGVASVDGPLDFAMMRGVIARSRVIVGVRLHSLILAAAEQVPFVAISYDPKIDAFSRACGQEPLEIDSLTREALLARLAEPGLSPAPPDKDSLMSFADSIARL from the coding sequence ATGAAAAAGCTCCTTATATCCGGCTTTTACGGCTACGGCAACGGCGGAGACGAGGCGGTCCTGTCCGGCATCATAGCCTCCCTGCGGGAAGCGGGTCTCCACCGGATCACCGTTCTGTCCGCCGACAGAGCCTACACCGAAGCTTTGCACGGGGTGCCGGCGGCCCCCCGGATGTCTCCCGCCACCCTGAAGGCCATTGCCGACTGCGACGTCTTCATCAGCGGAGGAGGCTCTCTCTTCCAGAACGCCACCAGCAGCCGCTCGCTGTATTATTATCTCGCCCTGCTGCTCGCAGCCATGCTGCTGGGCAAAAAGACCGTGGTCTTCGCCCAGGGCATAGGACCTCTGTCGGGCCAACAACACATATCCAGGACCATGAGCCTTTTGCGGAAGGTGAGCCTGGTGTCCGTGAGAGACGCAGACTCCGCCTCTTTTCTCGCCAAATACGGCATTGACGCCCGGGTGGTACCTGACCCCGCCTTTCTCTGCTCCTCCAAAGACCCGGAGCAGGTCCTTGCGGCAGCGGGGATCACAGGCGATTATTTTACGGTGTGCCCCAGGCCCTGGAAGGACAACTCCTATCTGGAGCCTCTGACTGCCGCCATAGAGCAATACGCCCGGAGCACCGGACTTCAGCCCCTGTGTCTGCCCATGTTCTTCGCAGAAGACAGGCTGATAGCAGGCGTCGCCTCTGTGGACGGGCCTCTGGACTTCGCCATGATGCGGGGCGTCATAGCCCGGTCTCGTGTGATCGTAGGCGTCAGGCTCCACTCTCTCATACTGGCAGCCGCGGAACAGGTGCCCTTTGTGGCCATATCCTATGACCCCAAAATCGACGCCTTTTCCCGGGCCTGCGGTCAGGAGCCGCTGGAGATAGACAGCCTGACCCGGGAGGCCCTCCTCGCCCGGCTGGCGGAGCCCGGCCTCTCCCCTGCTCCGCCGGACAAGGATTCGCTCATGTCCTTTGCGGACTCAATTGCCCGGCTATGA
- the argH gene encoding argininosuccinate lyase: protein MESFSESISYDRRLAEADITGSIAHARMLGKCGIISASDADSIIEGLKSLLEDYRNDKLTFDESAEDIHMNIEQLLKQRIGEAAGRLHTARSRNDQIATDIRLFLKQAAGETLDNIRALQSEIIRLAEENMDVIMPGFTHTQHAQPVLLSHELMAYFWMLQRDRGRFGDCVKRFDLLPLGSGALAGTTFPIDREMVARELGFAGITENSIDSVSDRDFIAEFLSCAAILMTHLSRFAEEIIYWNSTEFGWIALDDEVTTGSSIMPQKKNPDAAELVRGKTARVYGSLISLLTLQKGLILSYNRDLQEDKEPLFDAIDTINMCLRIFALMLQGAAFNADRMSAAAATGYSTATDLADYLVRKGLPFREAHAQTGRLVAYCADRGKELTDLTFEEISSHMPLAERDILECLSAMASINARKAPGGTAPSSVRAQIAAGKGSL from the coding sequence ATGGAAAGCTTTTCCGAATCCATATCCTATGACCGCCGGCTCGCCGAGGCAGACATCACAGGCAGCATAGCCCACGCCCGCATGCTGGGCAAATGCGGCATCATATCCGCCTCCGACGCCGACAGCATCATAGAGGGTCTCAAGTCCCTGCTGGAGGACTACCGGAACGACAAGCTGACGTTTGACGAGAGCGCCGAAGATATACATATGAATATAGAGCAGCTTCTGAAGCAGCGCATAGGCGAAGCCGCCGGCAGACTGCACACAGCCAGGAGCCGCAACGACCAGATAGCCACTGACATACGCCTCTTTCTGAAACAGGCCGCCGGCGAGACCCTGGACAACATCAGGGCGCTCCAGAGCGAGATCATACGCCTGGCCGAGGAAAACATGGACGTCATCATGCCGGGCTTTACCCACACCCAGCACGCTCAGCCCGTCCTCCTGAGCCACGAGCTCATGGCCTATTTCTGGATGCTCCAGCGAGACAGAGGGCGCTTCGGCGACTGCGTGAAACGCTTTGACTTGCTGCCTCTGGGCTCCGGGGCTCTGGCCGGGACCACCTTCCCCATCGACCGGGAGATGGTAGCCCGGGAGCTGGGCTTTGCGGGCATCACGGAGAACAGCATAGACTCCGTCAGCGACAGGGATTTCATAGCCGAGTTCCTGTCCTGCGCAGCCATACTCATGACCCACCTGTCCAGATTTGCCGAAGAGATAATATACTGGAACTCCACCGAGTTCGGCTGGATAGCTCTGGACGACGAGGTGACCACGGGCTCCTCCATCATGCCTCAGAAGAAGAATCCGGACGCCGCGGAGCTGGTCCGGGGCAAGACCGCCAGAGTCTATGGCTCCCTCATCAGCCTGCTGACCCTCCAGAAGGGCCTCATCCTCTCCTACAACAGAGACCTGCAGGAAGACAAGGAGCCCCTGTTTGACGCCATAGACACCATCAACATGTGTCTCAGGATATTTGCGTTGATGCTGCAGGGAGCAGCCTTCAACGCAGACAGGATGTCTGCCGCCGCCGCTACCGGCTATTCCACCGCCACGGACCTGGCGGATTATCTGGTCCGCAAGGGCCTGCCCTTCAGAGAAGCCCATGCCCAGACCGGCAGGCTGGTGGCCTATTGCGCCGACCGGGGAAAAGAGCTCACGGACCTGACCTTCGAAGAGATATCCTCCCACATGCCCCTGGCCGAGCGGGACATCCTGGAGTGTCTGTCCGCCATGGCCTCCATAAACGCCAGAAAGGCTCCCGGCGGCACCGCCCCCTCTTCGGTGAGGGCTCAGATAGCAGCCGGCAAAGGATCGTTGTAA